The Silene latifolia isolate original U9 population chromosome X, ASM4854445v1, whole genome shotgun sequence genome contains the following window.
ttaaatgcgtttctcatttatgtaacctaatcgaaaaaggccaaatgtacaaatcatttgaatcacttgatatgagtcttttggattgtatgttatggATATatttagttgagttggaagtatctaaaacatgaataccattgATAGAAGTGGCTTGGCTCATAGCCAAGTCATATTTAACAAAattacaacaattgtttttgatTGCAAAAGAACAatccttctatgtctaacatagaaatggtaataatgtttttagacaaaatgggtacataataacaattatatagattacaactcaaagctgttagctaaaacaagtacataagtcccttttgaagtggcggctaccctagctccatttccttgtcggtgatctacatcacccttgtttagcttttccataattccaagtcccacttggagtgataagtccaacattgatatcttccaaatatttggggcaattacgcttccaatggcctatgatattacaataatgacattcatggtaggattgggcacccttcttggttttggttgtggtagtctcactatcaacttccaattcacaattgGATTTGGGTTTCTTGcccttctttgcctttcctttattaatactaTTACCCCTTTCGGTTGCAatgacactcttgctagaactcccactcaatttgatgtttctccttgcttcatcaaacaaggataccttggaatttgtgagattaTCCTCATATGATTCCCTTACCAAGGATGTGGTGGGCATGAGTATGGGAGTCGGAAGTGTAGAAGTGGTAaaatagcaaagatttccatcctcactAATGTCAATGCGTAGTTCTCTAATCGGGTCATTGTCATACAAGGAGCATTTTTctttgaatgattggagccatgaattaattgTGAGCGGTGTAGgattattagatgaatccattgcaaataaataattacaaaaaaaaacggaaatgaaggaaataattaacatctatcgttttaataatacttgtaaacaagtattgcatttatatagtgacctctacccaactattataaatgattacgagaccaaattcatattaattcgggcacggtgagccgattcatcccttatcaatataactcggtggattaactcttaatcgattctacttctaggactctcggtcgataaaaattactctaatatttatctttagcccggaacacatgcaactacggtcacgaatacttccgttgagctcaatccaaatttctatgtaataacattttattacccacttacccaacgtaacaagtttagtaccccggtgagccgagcctacttcctcatgaaattgggactcaaggtttctactatttggtaaggctaattctcaatttttatttagtgagaggtcttgtcaatttattatccatcacgttttaagtgaactaaagcggtgaactacgataattttaattgacacggtcgatgactcgatatgatatgcatgtgttgttatggcgatttgacaatgcatgcaacatattaaaagaaatgcaaagcaataataaaattcctagtatggccttcctaaaatagaagatcaaataatctattacatattcggaaaccaactcctttggtcccttgaatcttcaagtggcacgcctcccaagaacaccgtctttgtcggaacgtctttccgaatggcaccgtcttgaagaagctccatgattacaaataataataaaaatacaaagctattcctattatacatttgtaaaatggaaaaactagtaaatataaaagtgatacgagatcacattaaattacaaccgaatcaatattccctttcattacgggtaatatcgattaaaactaaggccatactaagataaagttacataattcaaaattatataattaaaagacattcaacaattaaaatatgcagcattataatatgtatctttcatgccaaattatgtgccaaatctcCCTGTTTAACTTACatcgtttatataacccggttttatggaaatgcgtgataataacttcttaaaatcacaaattaacacttaaatcacatttaagctcaagttaattatcctaacactcgtaggactcaaaaattagtcatcactcaatttttgacaataattcaacttgatttaatttttatgctcattttttaccttaaaatcataatatttatgaaataaatccaaattaaattacaataatttcaatatttgaattttaaatttttgaacattctgtaatatttccatgacaaaatatagttgcaatttatcggttttatctcataaaacatctaaagtatacaaaaatcaatccattaaattttacaaccttcaatatgataattgggatatttatgcaacctaaaataattttctcatgccatgcaattcggtttagctatttatgctaaaatagtcactatttatgccatttttacactaaaaattcataaatcatgctaaatgagatcatttcatctcaaaatatacatacactctgtaaatcatgcatgtgacaacatattaaagttttataacctggttcgaagtttaactatttttaaccattttaccacttttaatcttttttttatctcataaaaatcataaatcatgcaatattaatcaaattaataagtgatattacacacaacttgtaaaatatgcatgtgaggtcatataaaattttcaagcttatagagtaagtttaaccatttttagtcatttaacctccatttatgccattttatcacataaaaatcataaatcatgaaatattagtcacattaatataaaattttacatacaatacataaaatattcatgtgaggtcatacttaAAAATCACGGCTAGTAGTGAAgcttaacttattttagtgaatgaaagttcattttactcataaaaatataattatttcactaaaaatcattaaaatgagcaataaatttccataaatcataaaaatgacctaaaaacattttaggaccagaatatataacatgcaacatgattttgtggcttactcttataaatcacaaatttttagttttatatgttaacattttaactcggaaaaacaataaccgattatgcatgcaacatcctatgctctgatatcacttgttaagttcatatacctcttattagactcttctaatagtgaactaattaacttcttaattatttcttCTTTAGATctaatgcatgcataacaaaataagagatttataagaaaaacaatgtccctaaTATTGTATATTGGTTTGAAattaatgggcacaaataaggtcaccttccttttttgttcttgagcttaatatgttgcatgatcctccaaaaataccaatgtagagattctcctcttgattgcacccaagattagcccttatctctactaaataatatttgctagctatttgtttagtagtctaccttaaaattgattactaatactcatatattatattaataatattagtaatattgttgaacaatttggatcatcatttctcaagttttagagaaagatgaacaagaatGTGTGAGAGAGGAAAGTTTTTGCATGTAatatgtaagaatgaataataagagaaCCAAAATCTCTTAAAAGAAAGAGGAGGAGCCGGATGGAGTATGTCCAAAAGGGCATCATTCTTTCTCCTTttggtcttcacaagaaatagatgtgtaagacatgtaagagtaggtgtaaggctagtaagCAAATAGCTATGATGATGTGcactttatctcataaaataatatcatcctcacacaactactactccctccattcggtccaaatcacataaaatggactaccattttactttgtcaatttgtcatttgtcacacaatatgtcacatgtagtatgttacatgttattaattaatttaatgcatatttatcacataaatatcattttataaattaattaaattacatacaacaaattgactagtgatacttgatcacataaataaaatgggtcacttaattataattcacgacatcttgtaattataattaaccattcattcttatctcaattgtttctcaaacaataaacaattttagtaataaagtatttcgattactaaaataaatcttatttaatcccattacaataagatataaatattctctctcacaatgaattgttcaattttaaggaattgattaacttgtatcatcatacaattaatcaacttcaccgataagggcatcatcctttaggtgtgaccttaagggatcaactgaccaccaccgtcctacgacagtaacatcaaactctagcaagccaatcgttaccgattaatgttgatcagttgactatataaatgaatcatcccttacgtattcttaatatgagatttaaacatgtgatcgcactattgttgagcacacatactccaacataattggtatcagagcataggatgttgcatgcataatcgatttataattttttcgagttattagtaacttaaataAAACTAAAAAATTGTTATTTATTACATAAAGTCACGAAATattgatgcatgttatatattctggtcctaaaatatttttaggtcctttttatgatttatggtatattattactcattttaatgatttttagttagatagttacatttttatgagtaaaatgaacttttatttactaaaaatggttaaacttcactactggctgtgattttttagtataacgtcacatgaatattttatgtattttatgtaaattcgtattaatgtgattaatattgttggggtttttggtacaaataatataaaatgcaaaGACTCACAATATTTTGTTATGGACTTAACCACAACCCAACCTTGTATTATTATTCTTCAACCTAAACAATAATACAATCTCAATCTTCCAACACTTAGCAACTAGCTAAGATTTCAATCTATGCTTAACTCGGGATATTAAGCACACACTCTACTTTCCAACAATGACTAAGACCTTTATTTATATAAGTTCCTAAGTCCTAACTTATCTAGCTACATAAAGTGTCTTTATTCCATTCAAAAGCTAACTCCTAATATTTACTACTTGACTTCTAACATATAAAGTGTAAATACTAGTTACATATAACATATATAACTCTAAACAAATAAAGACTCATATGTTACTAGCTCATCAATAATGTTGGGGTTACAATTCCCAACAAaaatttcatgatttatgatttttatgtgataaaaatggtataaatggaggttaaatgactaaaaacagttaaacttagtttctgaccttgaaaattttatatgaccccacatgcatattttacttattgtatgtaaaatttcgtattaatgtgattaatattgcatgatttatgatttttatgagataaaaatgaattaaatggaggtaaaatggttaaatatagttaaacttcgaaataggccgtgaaattttaatatgttgtcacatgcatgatttacagactgtatgtaaattttgagataaaatggcttcatttagcatgatttatgaatttttagtgtaaaaatgacataaatagtgactattttagcataaatagctaaaccAAATTACAtggtatgagaaaattattttaggttgcatttatatcccacttatcagatctaaagttgtaaaattgattggattaatttttgtacactttagatgttttatttgataaaaccgataaattgcaactatatttttctcgaaataaattcgaaaattttaaccataatttttgacattatgagtgtcatgtatatattccagaatgttctaaaatttaaaattcaaattttgaaattattgtaatttgatttggatttatttcataaatgttatgattttaaggtaaaaaatgagcataaaattatatcaagttgaattattgtcataaattaagtgatgactaatttttgagtcctaataaagttaggataattaaattgagcttaaatttgatttaagtattgatttgtgattttaataagttattatcacacatttccataaaaccgggttatataatcgatataagttaaatagggcaatttagcacataatttggcatgatagacacatattataatcaGGGACAGAGCACAAGCTGGGCCACGGCCCCGACAGATTTTCCAAAATTTTTTTaatacttcaaaaaaaaaatttattctcTTCATCTTCTTATTCTTCTCCGTGATCTTAGGCTGCATATCAAAGAAAAACAAAGTAAATTTGGTAAAGAAATTAATTAGAAAATAACTACCATAATTAAAAAATTCCAACTTTCTATTTATTAAGGTAAAATTTTACTTGTAACTATACTCTAATTTTCACCAGAAAACAATTTAAAAGAACAAAAGGGTGAAAAAGTCTCCATTGTTGATTTCCTGTTGACAGAAAGTCGAGATCTCGAAGGTCGGAGAACCATTACAAGTAATCTCTATAttcatatttaatttttttttttttcaattgaaaAGCATTGTTGTTGTATTAATTTTGACTTATAATTGATTGAAGCTTTCTATTAATTAGTATGTTTTTGCAAATTCATTGTTTAAGAAAAAATTGATGAGAAAAATGAGTAGTTTCTGCCGGGGCACTTACCTTAGTGAATATATTACTCCGATAGTCCGACGAACATCAACCCGCTGACCACTGTAAAACGCATCACATCGCTTCAGATGATCATATCGGCAGAAATTCTAGTTAATTGATTGATTTAGGAATAGTAAGAAAATGAGATtagaaaaaaatggagaagtaGAGTTGAAATTAGCTTCTAAATAATTGAAATTTGGATGTCATATTAATGGAGACATGGAAAAGGGGGTTTCTTGCGAGAAAGAAAGGGTGTAGAGGAAGAAGGGACTTTTGATTTTAAAAGTAAGTAATCAGAACATAGAATAAGAACACTGAACATAGAAATATAGAATAATGCCTAGTTGTCGTTTgtagttatttttattttttagttattttaattctttttttattaattaaattCATCATAATGAGTAATGACTTTAGTGTTATAGCGTATGGATCCTCTCCAGTTCTAAAAAAAACTGGAGGGTCCAATTCCACCTTCATCTGCTTACACGTGCACAAGACACAAATCAAGGGCTGTGATGGGCTTTTATTTTCCagtctaataaaatgaaatcTTCATTTCCAATTTTCCATTTGTGCTCCCACACTTCACCCAGTCAACCACTCCACAACGGCACTACCTCATCAACGGCTGCCAccagaaccaccaccaccaccgtctcACCGTTAGCACCGCTCATCCATAGCTACCAAAACCGTCAGCGCCGAAATGCATCTCCTTCATCCTCAACCCACATTCCATGACAAATCAAATTAATTTCCACCATTTTCCAAAGTTCTTCCTCCATTCATCAATGGTGATCCAAGAAATTGTATTATGCTATTGCCACCATCAACAATACCCACCCCTGAGATTCACGGGAAAAGCACGGTACCGTCACCTCTTTCCCGGACCGTCACACTGAGAAAAGCCATCATTATCTCACTTTTTTCCACCTCTCCCTTCACCATTAAATTAGTAATTAAGGTGAAAATGACGAGAGTTGATGAGGAGAGATGATAAAATATGGATCATGGGAGTGATTCTTGGGTATGTAAATGGAATCAACAAAGAAAATAAAGGAGGAAATAACGAGAAAGATAAGCAGTACTTTAATTGTGGGTTTCCTTTTGATGATGAAATCTTATCCCTTGCTTTTTTATCAACACACGTGGCACCAGATTAAGCAATCTACTGGACCCTCCAGTTCTTAGAACTGGAGAGAATATGGACTCGTTCTTTTTATAGTTATTGATGGGTAAAACTCCTGCAATAACTGCGTTTTTCAAGAGAAAAAATGATGAAATTTTGACAAACGAACCATCACTAAATACACCCACAGAGAATAACGAGACTACTCCTCTTGATGAAACTAGACCTATAAAAATAATGAGATCATTAGAACTCTCAACTAATTCTTATCATGTGGAACGAGATCCCGGAAAACGTGAACAGATATGGGAATATCCACCCggaaaacaaaatgaaataagacGAGCTTATATTTTGAAGGGTCCTTATCAACCAGTATACAATGCAAAAGATTATAAGAAATCCGGTTCAGATTCCCATAGCCGTCGATTTCAAGCCTCGTGGTACGAAAAATTTCGATAATGGTTAGAATATTCTCCTGAAAAAGATGCCGCATTTTGTTTCCCATGTTTTTTATTTAACAAGCCGGATAGCAATATGGCTTTTTATTATCGATGGGTTCAGAAACTGGAAGCATGCCATGGGAAAAGAAGGTGCTTTTATTTTTCATGTAGGAATCACACCAAATTCACCTCATCAAAATGCTGAGAAACAGTTGGAAGATTTTCTCAATCAACAAGGACATCTACCAAATATTTATGCCAAAGAAACACCCAAACAGATTACCAAAAATAGATTGCGTCTTACATCTTCAATTGAAGCATTGCGGTGGTTAGCTATGCAAGGATTGGCAATGAGGGGTCGCGATGAAAAGGAATGTTCAAGTAATCAGGGCAATTTTCTTGAACTTCTTAAGCATCGGGTGTCTTTTAATAAGGATGTGGAGAACCTTGTGCTAAATAATGCTCCCGGGTATGCATCTTATACATCACCTGGCATACAAAAAGAAATCTTACAGATTTTTGGAGAGAAAATAAAGCGGGCAATCAAAGAGGAAATTGGTGGAAATCCTTTTTGTATTATTGTTGACGAAGCAGGTGATGTGTCTGGGAAACAACAAATGGCCATCATTTTGAGATTTGTGGATAACCTAGGATTGGTGAAAGAACGTTTTTTTCAGTATTATTCATGTTGATGATACATGTGCTCCGACCCTAATGAAGGAGATATTTGAGGTTCtttctcattattcttttgaTTTAAAAAATTTACGAGGTCAAGGTTATGATGGTGCGAGCAATATGCGTGGAAAATGGAAAGGGTTGCAAGCATTAGTCATTGAACAATGTCCTTATGCatattttgttaattgttttgCCCATCGCTTACAATTAGCATTTGTAGCAGCAGCAAAGGATGTCGTAccagtttttcaatttttctccAAGTTAACATCCACTGTAAATGTTATTCTTTCATCCTATAAGTGAGTTAATGAAATGAAAAAAGCATATTCCAAGGAGATAGAAATGTTGATTGAAGATGGAGAACTTGAGACTAGGATTGGTTTGAATCAGGCAAGCAATTTGCAAAGGCCAGATAATACTCATTGCAGCTCTCATCTTAGGTCTATTTCAAGCTTGATGAAAATGTATAGTGTCACTTGTTCAGTGTTTCATAACCAAATTGACGAAGGAGAGACACCTGCTGAGCGTGCACATGCGACTACTGCATTGATACGATGACCTCTTTTGAATTTGTCTTCATTTTGCATCTCATGAAGAAAATTTTGGAGGTGTCTGATTTGCTTTCCCGAGCTTTGCAACGAAAATCGCAAGATATCATAAATTCATTGCAACTTGTGGAGACTACAAAGACACTTTTGCAAAAGTTACGGGATGAGGGGTGGGATAACCTTTTATCAGAGGTAATCTCATTTTGTGAAAGACGTAATATAGAACTTCCTGATATTAATTCTATTTATAAAGAAAGAGGAGGTCGTGCTCGTCACCAACATGATCAATTTACAATTGAAGAACACTATCAAAGAAACTTGTTTTACGCTGCAATTGATAAGCAACTACATGAGCTCAACTACAGATTTAATGAGAAGTCAGCTAAGTTGTTAACTCTCAGTTGTGCTTTGGAGCCTAGATCAAGTGGACAACGTTTCAATATTGGTGATATTTGTGATCTTGTCAAGAAATTTTATCCCGAAGACTTCACAGAAGTTTAAAAAGAGGAATTAAGAGTACAACTATGTCATTATGAGGTCGAATTATCTCGACATGAGGATCTTAAGAGACTTTCGACAATATCTGAATTGAGTCAATGGTTGGTGAATATAGGAAAACACAATATCTACCCACTTCTTTTTAGATTAGCAAAACTTTTGCTTACACTCCCAGTATCTACAGCAAGTGCCGAAAGAGCATTTTCTACAATGAATGTTGTCAAAACAACTCTTTGCAATAAGATGAAAGCTGATTATCTAGAAAGCTGCCTGCTTATCAACATTGAACGAGAAATAGCACATCAAATTAGTATTAGTTCAATTATAGATTTTAACTATGTcctaatagttttattttaatgtaTTTTTTTTAATCTTGACACATTTTACTGTTATTTATGAGTATTTAAAATTTCTATGTTTATAATCACATCATAATGAAGTAATATTTATGAGCTCAATTTTATAGTAGACGTAACAAAAAATTACGGCCCTGGGTAGAATTTGGTCCGAGTTTCGTCCCtgattataatgctgcatatttcaattgttaaatgtctttttatttatataattttgaattatgtaattttatcttagtatgaccttagttttaatcgatattacccgtaatgaaagggaatattgattcggttgtaatttaatgtgatctcgcatcacttttatttttactagtttttcatttaacaaatgtataataggaatagctatgtatttttattataatttgtaattccggagttccttcaagatggtgtcattcggaaaggtgtttcgacaaagacggtgttcttgggaggcgtgccacttgaagattcaagggaccaaaggagttgatttccgaatatgtaatagattatttgattttctattttaggaaggccatgctaggaatttattattattgctttgcatttctttaaatatgttgcatgcattgccaagccgccataacaacacatgcatttcatatcgagtcatcgaccgtgtcaattttaattatcgtagttcaccgctttagttcacttaaaacatgatagataataaattgacaagacctctcacaaaataataattgagaattagccttaccaaatagtagaaccatgagccacaatttcataaggaagtaggctcggcccaccggggtgctaaacttgttactttgggtaagtgggtggtaaattgttactatatcgaaatttggattaagctcaacggaagtattcgcgaccgtagccgcatgtgttccgggcttaagataaatattaaagtaattttatcgatcgagagttctagaagtataatcgattaaagagttaatccaccgagttatattgattagggaaaaatcggctcaccgtgcccgaattgatatgaatttggatctcggaatcatttatataattgggtggaggtcattatataaatgctaaaacgtGCTAAAATATTttagatataacgatgaatgttgttcttcccactatttcgttgttctACATCATTACTCCTAttcatatgcgatatcattcgattgtaacacgagtctccgctaagcCACTATTGCAAATGACAAAGAATCTCTTTATATAATAAACAGGATCATAGATTGTGGAATAGCTTCATAGGAATCGTTCGATTCCATAAAACTCCATAgaagttgtcctatgtcatataagattaacTTCTTAAAAATTCCtaaacatacctatgtatgatttcttgtgaagaaatacgactagaggtaatgattagtcaaaatatgttttgataatattcttCTATGCAtctatggttcaaaagtcttattgctcaacccaaaaaatttgtcatcaagcacttaagttgttaagaacatgacaatgttaaattggtaaattaatttgttagaaatttcgattaaccaaataccacaatatagttcatccttgtgaaggattaactaggaatttttatgaagataagtcttcattaagtagaaattcttgaagtgagtgagAGAAATATGAAGTAAAgttcctatcttaattgttaaggatagaactaggctcgaaagagaaagtgttagacactaaaatagagacaaaccccaaataagtaaagatcaaggaagttggtcgtgtgactccaacttattccttcctgaatatctatgCCATTGACATTACATTCttgccaaataccacatcatgagtatttgatacaaatttatggatttcatcacatttggcattatcgtgtgacgactaaataaattcagaaatttgcatgaatggaactagggtagttgccatttcatccataaaCATATTAATATTGtaatgtactcattttagtttcgtatttagaaatgtacctcaataattgttatgatgtataatatgtctaaataagaatataatttgagttttgcacaaaaggtaaagggttttaccattatgcaattaaaacaagcgttgaactcttacataccacgattaagtttatggtgagaccatacatatcaaggtaattatattcaaactaaaattaaatgtcatatataactcaagttggtgaccccaatcatttctcaattcttgattgaaaaccgcatttagaaactagttttgactagtgtcccaaaccatttgattgagaatctttggtgtgtgcgtatcttgtattcaaagcaacataattcatgatttttccttgaaaatgattatgaatagagcaagatattcgccctaattacactttgaagtgtatggtcgaataaaatttcaatctgagaaggttattacttcttctaCTTTTTCGATtgacgaactaggtagatacttggtatccacttaatgaggtaagaagagaaattctttgaatatgttcaatgaatgtttaaaaagtatcaaaacctacatattataaaaccaaagtattagtactttgttacaATGGGGaataataaagtgatgacttttatttgcaccaaaggagtgtgatatggtatcacaagttcaccttcataaaCACATAATATTAGATAAGGTGTGTTAGAAAGTGACAATTAAACtcatacgatatgattgaatctttactataaaattggaagtagtttctatcacaatttgtctagtatttatttatttcacTAAAACAAaatatagttaaagcaatcaaagtacaattcatataagatatgattaggcatggtacctaagttgtagcttgtttcgaagGAAAACAtatgctctctcttcctacatgatcacgagaacaaagggtttgtggctcgtggtgctgtctattaaagaaatgagtgtttcttaaagacagagtggacaggagtcatgttattttggaagttacaaacctgtaacttattaagatgctttatctagtttcaactccgcaaaagttcGAAATgaacataaacatgaaaatgtttactTAGCTTGGTTAATTGGTCGTAAAGGGTTTTATACGCAACAACAACGCTCAATGAGTTCGGATTTAATTTGATAGTTGGACTTTataatcatcttgcatgagttttgaaaatcgcaactatcctaacataggatgaaaacttaagataaagtcttaagtagatgtcaagtagttgaattgtatgttttgatcatgtgataaacttttctcgaattatcgagtatttttttttatacatggagtttagtgggagtaatgtggtgttactaatcttatatgtaagggacatattgatcattttgaatgatgaaagacttaggagaagaataatacatctctaaggtatccagacctataaagatagttctaagaggatattagcgttaaatgatgttgaaccatatagtatatatgtttgtgttttgatgatgtcaaggtgcttt
Protein-coding sequences here:
- the LOC141618391 gene encoding uncharacterized protein LOC141618391, with protein sequence MPHFVSHVFYLTSRIAIWLFIIDGFRNWKHAMGKEGAFIFHVGITPNSPHQNAEKQLEDFLNQQGHLPNIYAKETPKQITKNRLRLTSSIEALRWLAMQGLAMRGRDEKECSSNQGNFLELLKHRVSFNKDVENLVLNNAPGYASYTSPGIQKEILQIFGEKIKRAIKEEIGGNPFCIIVDEAGDVSGKQQMAIILRFVDNLGLVKERFFQYYSC
- the LOC141618392 gene encoding uncharacterized protein LOC141618392; translation: MTSFEFVFILHLMKKILEVSDLLSRALQRKSQDIINSLQLVETTKTLLQKLRDEGWDNLLSEVISFCERRNIELPDINSIYKERGGRARHQHDQFTIEEHYQRNLFYAAIDKQLHELNYRFNEKSAKLLTLSCALEPRSSGQRFNIGDICDLVKKFYPEDFTEV